One Artemia franciscana chromosome 7, ASM3288406v1, whole genome shotgun sequence DNA segment encodes these proteins:
- the LOC136028770 gene encoding zinc finger protein 239-like, translated as MLITSTNINSKHYTFSDMALSFGNFDLDPDSQLMTGVTDFTYQEDLQLDCEKQIPLKHRLARHMRTQNGKKYYECEECKKKLSSKFNLAVHMRIHSGEKPFECETCKIKFSRKSILASHMRTHTGEKPYECETCKSKFSRKSHLAVHMRIHSGEKPYECETCKKKFSSKSYLAKHMRIHSGEKPYECETCKKKFSTKSILASHIRTHTGEKPYECDICKKKLSSQFALTEHRRTHTGEKPYGCEICKMEFSIKSSLPKHMKTHNGEKPYECEACKKKFSTKSHLAVHMRIHSGEKPYECATCKKKFSSKSYLAVHMRIHSGEKPYECETCKKKFSSKSYLASHMRTHDPLDVKHAKWNFLSNPVWLCI; from the coding sequence ATGCTAATAACAAGTACAAATATAAACAGCAAGCATTATACCTTTAGTGATATGGCACTAAGTTTTGGAAACTTTGATCTTGACCCAGATTCCCAGCTTATGACTGGAGTGACCGATTTTACATACCAAGAAGACTTACAACTGGACTGCGAAAAACAAATTCCTTTGAAGCACAGATTAGCTAGGCATATGAGAactcaaaatggaaaaaaatactaTGAATGTGAAGAATGCAAAAAGAAGTTATCTTCGAAGTTCAACTTGGCTGTGCATATGAGAATTCACAGTGGAGAAAAACCATttgaatgtgaaacatgcaaaattaaattttctagaaAGTCCATTTTGGCTAGTCATATGAGAACCCATACtggtgaaaaaccatatgaatgtgaaacatgcaaaagtaaattttctagAAAGTCCCATTTGGCTGTGCATATGAGAATTCACAGTggagaaaaaccatatgaatgtgaaacatgcaaaaagaaattttctagcAAGTCCTATTTGGCTAAACATATGAGAATTCACAGTggagaaaaaccatatgaatgtgaaacatgcaaaaagaaattttctaccaAGTCCATTTTGGCTAGTCATATTAGAACCCATACtggtgaaaaaccatatgaatgtgacatatgcaaaaagaaattgtcTTCACAGTTTGCTTTGACTGAGCATAGGAGAACGCACACTGGTGAAAAACCCTATGGATGTGAAATAtgcaaaatggaattttctatCAAGTCCAGTTTGCCTAAGCATATGAAAACTCACAATGGAGAAAAACCCTATGAATGCGAagcatgcaaaaagaaattttctaccaAGTCCCATTTGGCTGTGCATATGAGAATTCACAGTggagaaaaaccatatgaatgtgcaacatgcaaaaagaaattttctagtaAGTCCTATTTGGCTGTGCATATGAGAATTCACAGTggagaaaaaccatatgaatgtgaaacatgcaaaaagaaattttctagcAAGTCCTATTTGGCTAGTCATATGAGAACCCATGACCCTTTGgatgtgaaacatgcaaaatggaattttctttcaaatcctGTTTGGCTCTGCATATGA